The uncultured Desulfobulbus sp. genome window below encodes:
- a CDS encoding 16S rRNA (uracil(1498)-N(3))-methyltransferase → MNLLLIEPDELKAGDVLLTGRRAEHLLKVLKVQTGDNVRVGLVSGKMGTGQVVAVDTETVRLTVELNQDPVTNLHVELILALPRPIMLQRILKQATVLGVRRFHLIRSRRVEKSFFHSPVLEPEKIRALLLEGMEQSMDTYLPEVGIHHQFKPFMEDVLPGLEGQGLIADPGGRGTLGGIPVSGEPGQRLLLAVGPEGGWSEYELKCFAKQGFYGFTMGNRILHVDTAVVALLAQLQLLYDLKRP, encoded by the coding sequence TTGAATCTGTTACTCATAGAGCCTGACGAGCTGAAAGCAGGGGATGTGCTCCTCACCGGCCGTCGGGCGGAGCATTTGCTCAAGGTTCTCAAGGTTCAAACCGGTGATAACGTACGTGTAGGACTAGTTTCAGGGAAAATGGGAACGGGACAGGTGGTCGCAGTGGATACGGAAACTGTGCGCTTGACTGTGGAGTTAAACCAGGATCCGGTAACAAATCTTCATGTGGAGTTAATCCTGGCCTTGCCGCGGCCGATCATGCTCCAGCGCATCCTCAAGCAGGCCACTGTGCTTGGAGTACGGCGCTTTCATCTGATCCGTTCTCGAAGAGTAGAAAAATCTTTTTTCCATTCACCCGTGCTGGAGCCGGAGAAGATTCGTGCGCTTCTGCTGGAAGGCATGGAGCAGTCCATGGATACCTACCTGCCCGAGGTTGGTATCCATCATCAATTCAAACCATTTATGGAAGATGTGCTGCCGGGCTTAGAAGGGCAGGGGCTGATTGCCGACCCAGGTGGCCGTGGGACGCTGGGCGGGATTCCAGTGAGCGGTGAGCCGGGTCAGCGGCTTCTGCTTGCGGTGGGCCCTGAGGGTGGTTGGTCTGAGTATGAGCTGAAGTGTTTTGCCAAGCAGGGGTTTTACGGATTTACCATGGGGAATCGAATACTCCATGTGGATACGGCGGTGGTGGCGTTACTCGCACAGTTGCAATTGCTGTACGATCTTAAGCGTCCATAG
- the murJ gene encoding murein biosynthesis integral membrane protein MurJ: MSDKTSPQPSGETTKIARSAGAVSVAVMCSRVLGLVREQVFAGMFGAGFAYDAFVVAFRIPNLLRDLFAEGALSAAFVTVFTEYNTNKGEEATWRLAGNVLVFFTFLISALTLIGIYWAEPLVNLLAPDFSLVAGKTQLTVGLTRIMFPFLLFVSLGAVVMGMLNTKEKFFVPAMSSTFFNMGSIVGGLSLAWILPHFGQPAIAGMAWGTLIGGCLQLMTQLPTLFKVGFRLFLSFRPTDPGLRRILLLMLPATIGLSATQINIFVNTNFAASCAQGSVSWLNYAFRLVQLPIGVFGVALSIAVMPVLAKQAAQKDLTSLKETFTSSLVLVFTLAIPATAGLMMLAEPIIRLIFEHGAFSALDTIETADALAFYAVGLFAYSAIKVMVPVFYAIGNTKFPVIGSFIGVGANILTITLVIDFLQHRGIALSTSCAMILNFLFLSLILYHKLGGYPLGYVLKGVGKIILATGCMGAWIVLLKMGLGGWMTGNMGMQMVALGVVITTAVGVYAVGLQVLGLPEFTLLTDKVRSRFGGNKQ, encoded by the coding sequence ATGAGCGACAAAACTTCTCCCCAACCTTCCGGGGAAACCACAAAAATAGCCCGTTCTGCCGGTGCTGTCAGCGTTGCAGTCATGTGTAGCCGCGTTCTGGGCCTTGTCCGGGAACAGGTCTTTGCTGGAATGTTTGGTGCAGGCTTTGCCTATGATGCCTTTGTCGTTGCCTTCCGTATTCCCAACCTCTTGCGCGACCTCTTTGCCGAAGGCGCGCTTTCCGCTGCCTTTGTCACTGTCTTTACCGAATACAACACCAACAAAGGTGAGGAGGCAACCTGGAGGCTGGCGGGCAATGTGCTTGTCTTCTTCACCTTCCTGATCAGCGCCCTGACCCTGATTGGGATCTACTGGGCAGAGCCACTGGTCAACCTGCTGGCTCCGGACTTCTCTCTGGTTGCCGGTAAAACCCAACTCACTGTTGGCCTGACCCGGATTATGTTTCCTTTCCTGCTCTTTGTCTCTCTGGGAGCCGTGGTCATGGGGATGCTCAACACCAAGGAGAAATTCTTTGTCCCCGCCATGAGCTCCACTTTCTTTAATATGGGCTCCATTGTCGGCGGTTTGTCGCTGGCCTGGATTCTCCCCCATTTTGGACAACCTGCCATTGCCGGTATGGCCTGGGGCACGTTGATTGGAGGTTGCCTCCAGCTGATGACGCAGTTGCCCACCCTCTTTAAGGTCGGCTTTCGACTCTTTCTCAGCTTCAGGCCCACTGATCCAGGCTTGCGTCGCATTTTGCTTTTGATGCTACCCGCCACCATTGGTCTGTCTGCCACCCAGATCAATATCTTTGTGAACACCAACTTTGCCGCCAGCTGTGCCCAGGGCTCGGTGTCCTGGCTGAATTACGCCTTTCGCCTGGTGCAGCTCCCCATCGGTGTTTTTGGGGTAGCGCTCTCCATCGCGGTAATGCCGGTGCTGGCCAAACAGGCCGCCCAAAAGGATCTCACAAGCCTCAAAGAGACATTCACCTCCTCCTTGGTGCTGGTTTTCACCCTGGCAATTCCGGCCACTGCCGGCCTGATGATGCTTGCCGAGCCGATCATTCGCCTCATCTTTGAACACGGTGCCTTCAGCGCCCTCGATACCATAGAAACGGCTGACGCGCTGGCCTTTTATGCGGTGGGGCTCTTTGCCTACTCGGCCATCAAGGTCATGGTCCCGGTCTTTTATGCCATCGGCAACACAAAATTTCCGGTGATCGGTTCCTTTATCGGTGTGGGGGCTAACATCCTCACCATTACTCTGGTGATTGATTTTCTCCAGCACCGGGGCATCGCCCTGTCAACTTCCTGCGCCATGATTCTCAACTTTTTATTTCTAAGCCTGATTCTTTACCACAAGCTGGGGGGATACCCCCTTGGCTATGTCCTCAAAGGTGTAGGCAAGATTATCCTCGCCACCGGCTGTATGGGGGCATGGATAGTCTTGCTGAAAATGGGACTGGGAGGATGGATGACAGGCAACATGGGGATGCAGATGGTTGCCCTTGGTGTGGTGATCACGACGGCGGTAGGCGTCTATGCGGTGGGGTTGCAGGTTCTGGGGCTGCCGGAATTTACCTTACTGACGGATAAAGTGCGGAGTCGATTTGGAGGAAACAAACAATGA